The Paroedura picta isolate Pp20150507F chromosome 17, Ppicta_v3.0, whole genome shotgun sequence genome contains the following window.
CATAGCGGCCAATAAAAGCACCAAAGTAAGAGCTGAAAAGTACCAAAGTCAATCAGTGAACAAAGATGTCTATTTATtggtcattagctctcttccaaaggctgcccaaaatttcagTAGTGTGTTCTGTTATTCCTGCATGTGAGTGAAGTCATTAATACAGGCATTCAACCTCTGAAGGTCCTGACTGTTATCagctgggtttttatggttccagtacATAACACGTCTGCCAtatatgcataaataaataaataagattgcaACCCTGAATTATACAGAATGTACTTCTGAATAGACCATCAAATTAcatggaacttacttctgagtagaccggATGAGGATATCTCCTTGGGACTGGACCCGATTTCATCGTACCAGGGGCAATCCAAGATCGTATGAGCCAACGTGCCATGCCGTCTCCATCCACATCCACAATACATGCCCCAGAAATTGGTCTTCATGTAACGACCCGTCAACGTTTGTTCTGTGTTTCAGATGATGCCAATCATCAACGTCAACGGGGAGAAGCTGTGGAAGAACATCCAGAAGAAAGTGGAAAAAGATGAGCCCATAGATGTGAAAGAGTGAGTGGTTCTTGATTTTACAACAGAAGCCAAATTTCATTTCATCAGAAGCCTGTcacgccaataaaggctttgtatTTGTATCCCATCGGAAGTCTCCCTACTTCATAAGATATGCCTGCTATATTGTACAGCAGGgatagtaaaactgcggccctccagatgaccatggactgcaattcccaggagcccctgccagcaaacgctggcaggggctcctgggaattgtagtccatggacatctggagggccgcagtttgactacccctgttgtacagCATCTGCAGCACCAGAAATTCTTTTCGTTTGTGTTCTGCACAGTGGTACTTAACCTTTAAAGGTTCTTCTCAACTAAGTTTGAAGAATCCCTTCCAGTTTAAGCAGAAGAATCAGTTGACAGAAGATTTCTTAGGCTGTAGGAAGGTGTCAGTCCTTGCTTAGCGGACTGGTAGGATATGCCCATGTCAGTTTGGTGCTGGATCTTCCTGTTATTTCAGACTGTGGGCTGAGAACTCAGGACTGAACCCTTACCTGTTTTGGGAAGGAAATCCCTTTGTGTATACAACTGAGAACCAAGTTAAAATAGGCAGTGTCCACATATGTGGCATGTTGTtccagtttacaaaaaaaaagttgCTTGTGTGGCTTGGTTTGATGTTCCCAAGGGGATTGTAGAGCTCTTGTTCTTGCTGGACGAGTTTCTCTGAGGCAGACTTTGTGCATCATGCAACCCACCCCGTTTGGTGCATTTATGggtcttccctctcctcttctcccGTAGCTTATTTGGGGCTTACAGCATGGATGTTGTGGCCAGCACTTCCTTCAGCATTGACGTTGATTCCATGAACAACCCCAACGATCCTTTCGTCACGCATCTCAAGAAGTTTCTCAAATTCAACTTCTTCAATTCACTTTTGCTTCTTGTTGGTATGGGATCTTAGTGtgctagagaatttggaaaatacGGTGACCCCgttcttgtattttaaaaaatggggaggaTTCGGTAATTCCAATATAGTTTTTCCaccttaattaatttatttatttatgaatgttGTACATAGTCTCTCCTAGAACGGTTCTTCCCTGCATTGAATTGGTGAATCTTTGAgggcctcccaccccctccaaggccatcaaccggccattgggggggggagggtatgttGATATATgtagcatttaaaaaatacattaaaatgtaattatctCCCAtctgtttgggaaaccctcccagggcaaCCCAAAAAGCCCAGGTTTTCATGGTTGAGGAAGGATTGCTCTAAGGATTTCAGATACCTACAAACACCATGCAAGAAAGAGCAAGGAAGTTGTCCCATGGAGCCGTGCTGTCACAAGGTTTCATTCCAACATTGCCGTTCTTAGGAATGTATTGGGCCTTAATTATACCTTAGTCCTGGACAGAGTCAAACCCTATCATTCATGGTATTTAAGGACCATTTAAAGATGTAAGAAGGCTTCATGTTTTTCTGAATGATGCGCTGAGACACTCTGGGGTGGCCCAGATCCATGAAAGCTATTGCGTTTGAGTCTTGCCCCTCCTGATAAGGGAGGTCTTTCTTCTTGGACCATCGCATTCTCTCCAATTGGCTTTTCTTCTCctcagtcgtcttcccattcacTGCACCGTTGCTGGAGAAGCTAAATGTCTCCATTTCGCCTACCTTCATGAACTTCTTTGTCAAAGCGGTCAAGAAAATCAAGAGTGACCGGCAGAAGGACACTCACAGGGTCAGTCTGGCCCGAATGAGGCCATGGTTGGGAAGGCATGGGGGCTTGGTTCTGAAAAATAAGGATGCTTATCCATCATGATCTCCATCCCATACTCTGCTGGGTTGATTCTTGGAGTCCTTGTCCTATATAGAAGGCAATCAGACATAGCATGCCCCCTTGCTTGATTTTGATTTCTTTGTTTCCCCCCCTAGAACCGAGTTGACTTTCTGCAGTTAATGATGGACTCCCAGGTTGCAGGAGAGAAATCAGAAGAGGCACACCTATATAAAGGCAAATATTACAGATCTTCCTCCACTATTGGGTGTGCgatgggggagaggggatgggCCTACGTTGAACATTAGTGAAGCACAAcagagcaaaatcagagtccattggcactttaaaaccaacaaagatttattcgaggcgagagctttcgagtgcaagcactcttcctcggactaagaACTCCCATGACAGCGGGAGATGTATAGCAACACAAATATAGTTCCCTGTCATATGGCAAAGCCATTGTCATGGGAAGATGGCATCCCCCTTGGACGTTTTCAACAGGAAAATAGCAAAAgcacaacaaacacacacaaactttgTACTGAAGCTGAcccttggtccctcaaggtcagtactgGCCACTCAGATTGGCAGCTAAGACAACACAGACTTCCAAGGTCTTGAAACAGAAACTCTCCCACTGAACCGAAGATGCTGATTAGGGGAATGGGGCAGTTTTTGCAGCATTGACCCATACCCATGTCTATCCAATATCGGTGCTTTTCTGAAGTTCATATggggtgtctgtggggggggagcGGTTCTGTGGCTAGTAAACAGGAGCATTGTCCTTActtctgccccttcccaccctgttcTTTCCTAGCGCTAACAGACAAGGAGATCATTGCCCAAAGCATCATCTTTATTTTTGCTGGATACGAGACCACCAGCACCACTCTCAGCTTCCTGTCTTACAGCCTGGCCACCCACCCAGATATTCAGCAGAGGCTTCAAGAAGAGATCGACGAAGCTCTCCCCAACCAGGTAGACATTCCCAGTGTCTCGTGTTGATTATTATGAATTAGATTTATCAGCCACTCCTTAATAGGCTCAGGATTGGCCCAAGTGATTTGCTCCCCTGGGATGGAAATTTCCTTAAGGAAGGAGTTGTGCATTTTAAAGGGTTATTTTTATTTGGAGTGGTAGAAAACAGCTTGTAGCGGTCACTCTGACGACACTAAACTTGCTGCATTTACAAGCTAACCAAGAGTTCAAGCCCTTTTTTTCAACTGTCCATGAACCCTTTTTGCTTCATCTTAGACAGTTAAAGTGGTTCCAGAAGAGTTAGATTAATTACTTTTGAAATGGAGGCCGAGGTTGGCCTTCTCTTTATGCCTAGATCAGATGTGTCTCTTACGCACTTACTGATTGCTTCATAACAAAATATAAGAGATAATCAACATGAATTCAAATTAAACCCATCGGTTATCTAGATAATAATCATGTGATTAGGATGCAACAGATTTGGAGAAAGATACGGTTGATATTATTTTGTCAATAAGCCCTGGTGTGACAAGCCAATCAAGATGGCAGCCTCCAAATAATACGTGTTACTTCTTGGTGGACTTCATAGTCTTTAAAAACAGAGAGGCAAAAAAAGCTGAAACCCAATTTGCCTTCCAAACTATTACTTGTTCTAATATGATTAGGCCATGCCGGGCATTTTGATCATTTTATCGTTTACTTTCACAGTAATTGCAGGGTTCACTTTTTCATGCctgtatttttctttccctgccttGCTCAATAAAAATCACTCTTTACAAGGGGAAGGCAAACAGGGTATATTGTGATGAACTGCGGGATGTATGATGGTGAGAAGATTCGAAGTTCGAAATGTTGTGGCGGGATTGGCCTCAGATTCTTGGAGGGTTGTGTTTGTTGACCACTTTTTATAACCTGCGATCCAATGGAATGGCATTCAGCCATTCACAGCCTGCTGTGGAGTGTCCCACACACACTAAGAGAGATTTCTTCCCTCACAGGCCACGCCCACCTACGACGCTATCTTTCAGATGGAGTATCTTGACATGGTAGTGAATGAGACACTCAGGCGGTACCCGCCGGCAGGGCGAATTGAGAGGGTCTGCAAAAGCACCGTGGAGATCAATGGCGTGACCATCCCAGAGGGGACTGTGATATTGATCCCAACTTACGTCTTACACCATGACCCAGAATACTGGCCAGAGCCTGAAGAGTTCAGACCAGAGAGGTGGGTAGCCAGGAAACGATGCTTTGAAGCCAACATATAAACAGAGCAGCGGGAGGAAGTAAACCAGCGACTTGCGATTACGGCAACACCTAAATAATGCATTTATCATCGTTTGACATACAATCTCTCTGTAACGCCACACAGGACCTTTTCAAGGAGCATGGCCATAAACCGTGCATGGAATTTAATTAACTCAGTCGAAGAAaatgacaactcagctggctttTGTGGCTGTTAACACTGGCTTGGTTTTATGGCCAGCTGTTAaaaggaaagccacagggcaACCGCACCAAAGCCTTGCAGATCCGTAACAGAAGGGGTAAAGATGTGAGCAGAAAATTAATGTGCCAGTTGGCGAGTTGGAAGAGGGCTCCTATTCCAAAACTGGCCATGATGTCAGAGCCCAAATAAAAACAGGGCAGAACAGATCATGGCTGAGTCTGGGTCACAAAGTTATCTGGACTCCATTTGCTATAATACAGTAGAGGTTTTTACAGCATGCCTCCCCCATTTAAAGGAACAGAGCTGTTTTccatgttgttttttttggggtggtTTGTTCCACATCTCTCTTGCTCCATCTTGTGTCTGGTTCGCTATTGCATCactttatgtccagcataaaaacctgcagtttaaatctgcagggagagaaTGCCAAACATAAAATGATGTAAtgttgaattgaccactagggggagcaGAACAGGGGGGACCCCTTGAGGCAACAGGAACACACTAGCAAGGAAGGCTCGTGGGGGCTACCTTCAGAAGTTTGTTTCTGATGGGTCTCACTGACAGAAACAGAAGTATGTTTTTATCATTAGATGAGTATCCATGATGGTTAGATGTATGATCTCTCATCTGATTTCTCTGAACTTGAGGGGGTTGAGTATGTGGGCAAATTCATACATAAGTGCCAACCAGTCACACTCCACTTTCCGAGAAcctagcaagggactttcaaggcaagcgagaagcagaggtaTTTTTCtgtagccttcctctgcagggctttctctggtggtctcccatctgagtacccagcatgcttagcttcccagatctggtgagatcaCGTTATACGATCCCACTCCTCTTCTCATGGAGGATAAATGGGAGGCTGTCATTCTGTGCCTCTTGTCAGCCTTCCCTAAGCATCTCCTTGGCCTCTTTCAGAGAGAGAAGATGTTAAAGCTGTTGAGCTTTTGATCAGATCTGATGAGCTGGTTCTATTCTTATCTCTCCTCCCTGTTTCGTTTCTCAGTTCAATGAGCAGATGGATCAAAGGTGCCCCTTGAAATTACATTAGCGGTTTGCATGTTTATCGTTTCCCTGCATATGCCTCAACAAAGGTGAGGTACTTCTGCCAGCTTAACTATCCAGAGCCTGTGTTTTTCCTGAAGTCAGCCATTGACTTGGATATTTCTGCAACCTTTCCACCACAGGTACTAGGTTTTCTTTTTAAGTACCAACTTCCATCAGCTGCCTCTCCTCTGTTTTCAAGAGAAAACAGAGCACTGTTTGGATTTTTTGGTCACGTCCAATTATTACAAAACCAAAGAAATTTCTCAGTGAAACTAGAGATTATCTGGGAATCTAGTCTGATGAtattaaagattctgaagacaagaacttctcttcGTGCTTAAGGTTTACCTCTAGTAGGAATATAAGGAATTCTTCCGTTGAGATTTATTGAGTCATGAGTTTTCCCTCTGCTTGTTAAATATCCCCCAAAATGGATGCATGAAGGTGGGTTTTGATACCTTACATGTAGGGCTTTCTCCCC
Protein-coding sequences here:
- the LOC143827041 gene encoding cytochrome P450 3A21-like, whose product is METWWLLVVAFVALLLLYGMWPYRFFKKLGIPGPRPLPFIGTFHHYKNGFMDFDQSCYQKYGKIYGIFDGRMPVMGILDPTIIKTILVKECYTYFTNRRNFRVNGDLDSAVSIAADDQWKRIRTVLSPTFTSGRLKEMMPIINVNGEKLWKNIQKKVEKDEPIDVKDLFGAYSMDVVASTSFSIDVDSMNNPNDPFVTHLKKFLKFNFFNSLLLLVVVFPFTAPLLEKLNVSISPTFMNFFVKAVKKIKSDRQKDTHRNRVDFLQLMMDSQVAGEKSEEAHLYKALTDKEIIAQSIIFIFAGYETTSTTLSFLSYSLATHPDIQQRLQEEIDEALPNQATPTYDAIFQMEYLDMVVNETLRRYPPAGRIERVCKSTVEINGVTIPEGTVILIPTYVLHHDPEYWPEPEEFRPERFSKENKESVDPYVFLPFGAGPRNCIGMRFALLILKVAVVFLLQRYSFRTCRETQIPLELSSKGFIQPTKPIILKMVPRARAEPQE